In the Phaseolus vulgaris cultivar G19833 chromosome 7, P. vulgaris v2.0, whole genome shotgun sequence genome, one interval contains:
- the LOC137830229 gene encoding probable galacturonosyltransferase-like 7 → MLWLMRFSGFFSAAMLVILLSPSLQSFHPAEAIRSSHLDAILRLPLQTPPLSFRRAAPFRNADKCASNRTSIPENTSVCDPSLVHVAITLDVEYLRGSIAAVHSILQHSQCPENIFFHFLVSETNLQSLVKSTFPQLNFKVYYFDPEIVRNLISTSVRQALEQPLNYARNYLADLLESCVGRVIYLDSDLVVVDDIAKLWSTSLGSRTIGAPEYCHANFTKYFTAGFWSDVRFAGAFMGRRPCYFNTGVMVIDLVRWRKYGYSRRIERWMEIQKSDRIYELGSLPPFLLVFAGHVSPIEHRWNQHGLGGDNVKGSCRDLHAGPVSLLHWSGSGKPWLRLDSRQPCPLDALWAPYDLYGHSH, encoded by the coding sequence ATGTTGTGGCTCATGAGATTCTCGGGGTTTTTCTCCGCCGCAATGCTCGTCATTCTCCTCTCCCCCTCCCTCCAATCCTTCCACCCCGCCGAAGCCATCCGCTCCTCCCATCTCGACGCCATCCTCCGCCTCCCGCTCCAGACGCCGCCACTTTCCTTCCGCCGCGCCGCCCCATTCCGCAATGCTGACAAATGCGCCTCCAATCGGACCTCCATTCCCGAGAACACCAGCGTCTGCGATCCCTCCCTAGTCCACGTTGCCATCACTCTCGACGTCGAATACCTCCGCGGCTCCATCGCCGCCGTTCACTCCATCCTCCAGCACTCTCAGTGCCCGGAGAACATCTTCTTCCACTTCCTCGTCTCCGAGACCAATCTACAATCCCTCGTCAAATCCACCTTCCCGCAATTGAACTTCAAGGTCTATTACTTCGATCCGGAGATCGTGCGCAACCTGATCTCCACCTCGGTGCGCCAAGCCCTCGAACAACCTCTCAACTACGCCAGAAATTACCTGGCGGATCTTCTCGAGAGCTGCGTGGGAAGGGTTATATATCTAGATTCGGATCTAGTCGTGGTGGACGACATTGCGAAACTGTGGAGCACCAGTTTAGGTTCTAGAACCATCGGCGCGCCCGAGTACTGTCACGCGAACTTCACCAAGTACTTCACGGCGGGTTTTTGGTCGGACGTGCGGTTCGCGGGCGCCTTCATGGGGCGGAGGCCGTGCTATTTCAACACGGGTGTGATGGTGATAGATCTGGTGCGGTGGCGGAAATATGGTTACAGCAGAAGGATAGAGAGGTGGATGGAGATCCAGAAGAGCGACCGGATCTACGAACTGGGTTCCCTGCCGCCGTTTCTGCTGGTGTTCGCGGGACACGTGTCGCCCATTGAGCACAGGTGGAATCAGCACGGGTTGGGTGGCGATAACGTGAAGGGGAGTTGCCGGGACCTTCACGCTGGGCCTGTGAGTCTTTTGCATTGGTCCGGTAGTGGCAAGCCCTGGCTCCGATTGGACTCCAGACAGCCCTGTCCGCTTGACGCACTCTGGGCTCCTTATGATTTGTACGGACACTCTCACTGA